In a single window of the Candidatus Omnitrophota bacterium genome:
- a CDS encoding MerR family transcriptional regulator, translating to MKLISAQEMVKKFGIQYHTLNYYTAIGLLPISKKNGNQRMYEEGLVKNRLQEIFRLSQEGYPLNLIRKKLVGI from the coding sequence ATGAAACTTATTTCAGCGCAGGAGATGGTAAAAAAATTCGGCATTCAGTATCATACTCTGAACTACTATACAGCTATAGGCCTGCTGCCTATTTCGAAGAAGAACGGCAATCAGAGGATGTATGAAGAGGGCTTGGTAAAGAATAGGCTTCAGGAAATATTCAGATTATCCCAGGAAGGATATCCCCTGAACCTTATACGTAAAAAGCTGGTAGGTATCTAA